From Patescibacteria group bacterium, a single genomic window includes:
- a CDS encoding LAGLIDADG family homing endonuclease produces MSSTTNQQERLETEGWIVGFVDGEGCFCISINRNSTSKIGWQVMPEFIVTQGEKSLKALKAVQSFFECGRIFVNRRHDNHKENLWRYCVRSLKDLREKIIPFFREHHLRTSKDESFKTFVKALDLMGEKEHLKTSGVKRIAKLASKINKQQFPKFLKSSETIRRIPTRSGKI; encoded by the coding sequence ATGTCGAGTACGACTAATCAGCAGGAAAGATTAGAAACAGAAGGATGGATTGTCGGTTTTGTCGATGGCGAGGGGTGCTTTTGTATAAGCATTAACAGGAATTCCACAAGTAAGATTGGCTGGCAGGTAATGCCGGAATTTATCGTAACTCAAGGAGAAAAGAGCTTAAAAGCTCTTAAAGCTGTTCAAAGCTTCTTTGAGTGCGGAAGAATTTTTGTTAACCGTCGTCATGACAACCATAAAGAAAATCTTTGGAGATATTGTGTTCGTTCCTTAAAAGATTTAAGAGAAAAAATTATTCCCTTTTTTAGGGAGCATCATTTACGGACAAGTAAAGATGAATCATTTAAAACTTTTGTAAAAGCTCTTGATCTAATGGGGGAAAAAGAACACTTAAAAACTTCTGGAGTTAAAAGAATCGCAAAATTAGCTTCAAAGATAAATAAACAACAATTTCCTAAGTTTCTAAAATCCTCAGAGACTATACGTCGGATCCCGACTAGGTCGGGAAAGATATAG